The genomic interval TCTGAATTATGTGTTAAAAACAAATCAGCTCTGCTATCCTCCCCAGCCTTGAAGGCCCGATTCCGCTTACTTCCAGAAGATCATCAGCTTTTTTGAAATTTCCATGCTGTGTTCTCCTCTCAATTATTCTCTGCGCAAGCACAGGCCCTATCCCGGGCAGCCCTACAAGCTTGCTGATATCAGCAGTATTGACATTAGTACACCCGGGTTTCGGTTGCAACTCTTGGCCGATACCGTTTTCATCTTCATTCTCAATTTCAGGCTGCGGCTGTTGAGCGACATCGTCGTTTGCAGCGACATTCACCGCTTCAGGCTGCTGATTTTGGGCGACACCGGGTTGGGCTTCATTTGCGATTTCAGGCTGAAGCTCCCGGGCGACACTGTTTTCATCAAAACTTACGACCAATCCGACTTCACCCTGCGGCAGAAGTGAATCTAAAGGGAATCTGTTCCCAACGGCATCGGTTACATATACAACTGAAGGCTCCTCACTGCCGAAACCATGTTTGAAAAGCAACATGGCGGCAGCTACCCACAGGAGAACAACAATAACGTTTGTTGTTTTCATTTATTCCGATTCATTATATCAAGAAATGCATCGACCATTTCAGGATCGAACTGTTTTCCCTTTTCTTTCTTTAAAATATCAAATGCCACCTGTTCCGGAAGAGACTTTCTATACGGTCTGTTTGAAGTCATAGCTTCAAACGCATCAGCGATGCTAAGGATTCTTGCTCCGTAGGGGATCTCTTTTCCTGCGATCCCTGAAGGGTATCCTCCACCGCAATAGAATTCGTGATGATGATACACCAGAGGTACAAGATCTTTGAGGGAAGGTACGTCGCTTATGATTCTGGCACCCTGCCCGGGATGTTTCTTAATTTCATCGAACTCCTGGGTGGTGAGCTTTCCGGGTTTATTTATAATCAGTTCACTGACACCGATTTTCCCAATATCATGAAGCAAGCCGGCGTATTTAACCAGTTCAATCTCAGATTCGGACAATCCCAAATGTCTGGCTAAACGAACGGTGTATTTCATAACATTTTCAGAATGTCCGTGTGTATACTGATCCTTTGCTTCAACTGCCAATGCAAAAGCTCTGATGGTTTTCAGATAATTATTACGGCTGCTTTGATACAGTCTTGCATTATCGATTGAGATACTTGCCTGGGAAGCCAGAACGTTAAAGATTTCCAGATCGAGATTTGAAAAATATGGTTTATCTTTTGTTCTGAGCACATTCAAAACGCCCGAAGTAGTTGAATGTGCTTTGAGCGGAAATACAATATAGGAACTTAGTTCAGGGGGAAGGCGATGGCTGTTTTCAGCAGCAGCTTCAATTACCAGCGGTTCCTGGTTGTCTACCACCCAGATTGATGCTTCGATGAATTCCCGCCTGCTCCAGTACTCTTCACTGAAACAACCGCAGCAAGATGATAAGACCAGCTTTGATTTCGAGTTGAGAAAAAACAGTGCCCCGCTGTCAGCTTTTATAATCCGGGTAGAATAATGGAGAAGTTTACGGTTAAGCTCAGAAGTTTGAAGAGTAGCGGAGAGTACTTTGGTGACTTCGTGAAGAGATACAAGCTTTGAAAAGAGAAGGTTTTCCTCTTCCACCCTTTTTGTTTTGAGTACCCTTTTTACCTTCTCCCCTATTTCCTCAAGATGGAACGGCTTAGTAATGTAATCACAGGCCCCAAGCCTGAGCCCTTCGATTGCGGAAGAAAGGGCCGGATATCCTGTAGTGAACATAACAGGTATGGTGCTGTCATATTCTTTAACCCATTTCAATAATTCCACTCCGGACATTTGTGGCATGTGAAGGTCGGTGATAACCATATCAACATTTAGCTTTTGAATAATATCTATAGCCTCAGGTCCACTTAACGCAATTTTTACACTAAACCCACCGGCGCTCAGATATTGGGACAATATATCACAGATTGCCTTCTCATCATCGACAACGAGAATCCGCTTCTCTTCAGAGCTCATTTAACTTACCAATCATGCGCTACAAAGCCGCAGTTATTATTTACCAGTCAGACAAAAGACCCAGATATTGTCAACCACCGATAACCTTAGGTACAGCAAAGTGTCCTTTCTTTACACTTGGTCCGTTTGAGAGAGTCTGTTCCGGATTCAGAGACCCCGTCGGTTCATCATCCCTTAAAGGATCGTGGGCGGGAGCAACCATACATGTGGGCTCAACCCCTTCAGTTGGCGCGGAGTTCAGCAGATCTATATAGTCGATAATCGAGCCAAGTTGTGAGGTGAAATTTTGGACTTCAGTGTCGGACAATTTCAGCTTTGCCAGCTCGGCGACATAAAGAACGGTTTGTTTGTCAATCATATGGTTTCCCTTCGTATATCAATGTTCAAGATTAGCAAATTTAGCCATAAGCCTGCGGCGTGTACCATCATTGAATAAAACTGTCAGTTTCATATCTTCACCGGAGCCACTTAAGCTTAGGATTCTACCCCTTCCATAAGTTTTATGGGTTACAGTCTGTCCCATTCTGAACTCCACTGCTTCTTGTGAAAAATATTCCGGTGCAGAGTATTTGTCATAACTTTTCTCATTGCGTGCTCTTCTTTTTTGAGTCTGCTGAGAGCGGTACCTGGATTGGGAGTGTATCGGGGGTCTTATGTCTTGTCGTGCACCGAAGAAAGAGGTTTGGTCCTTGAAACTGAAGAGTGATTTTGAGACATCCTGCAGAAATCTTGTTGGTTCACTTGGCAGGATCTCCCCAAAGCGTCTTCTCTGATCTACATAAGAGCACTCCAGTTGCCCCATGGCACGGGTGGCCCCCACATAGAAAAGTCTGCGTTCCTCTTCAATTTTCGCTTCATCTTCAATGTTTTGTCGTGAAGGGATTATTCCATCTTCCATTCCAACCAGGAATACATGTTTGAATTCAAGTCCTTTGGCACAATGCATTGTCATGAAATTTACCGCATTGTCCCTGACCTCCCAGCTGTCCACATCGGAGGCAAGTGATACTTCCTCAAGAAATCCGTTAAGTGATTTGCCGGGATTTTCCTGAGCCCACGCTGCAAGTGCATTCAAAAGTTCATTTATATTTTCTATTCTTCCGGCAGCCTCTTCTGATTCCTGCTGAGAGAGCATGTCCATATATCCTGAGAGCTGAAGAATTTGCCGCAAGATTTCATCTGGTCCCTCTCCGGCGGACTCCATATCCTTAAGCAGCTCGAAAATCTCTTTTAGCTGAGCAAACCCTTTTTGTGATCGGGCACTAAGGTTTGCGGCCTCCCCGCTGAGGACGGTTTCCAGAAGTGACCGTCCGTTTTTTTCCGCCGCAGCGATAAGGTCTTTACGGGCCTTGTCTCCAAGACCGCGGGGCGGAACATTTACGATTCTCTCAAAGCTTATGTTGTCTTTTGAATTTACAAGTAATCTCAGGTAGGCGATACAGTCCTTAATCTCAGCCCGATCATAAAAACTTGTTCCCCCCACAAGAACATAGGGGATGTTCATTTTCCTGAAAGCTTCCTCAAAGGATCTTGATTGTGCATTGGTTCTGAAAAGCACTGCGATATCAGAGCCTCTCATTTTTTCAAGGAGCATCTGTACTTTCTCCCCCACGCTTTGCGCTTCCTGGCGGTCATCCCGGTATCTGCTCACGAGTACCTGTGATCCGCCACTTCGGTCTGTCCACAGTTTTTTTGCAGCCCGGTTGATATTGTGAGCGATGATTGCGTTTGAGAAGTTTATTATCTCTTTTGTCGAGCGGTAATTTTGCTCCAGTTTAAATATTTTCGTTTGCGGAAAGTGGTTTTCAAAAGAGAGGATATTGTCAATTTTGGCCCCTCTCCATCCATAAATACTCTGATCATCATCACCCACGGCGAAGATATGTCTGTGCCCCTTTGAGAGGAGATGTACGAGCCTGAACTGGGCGGTGTTGGTATCCTGATACTCGTCAACCAGCACGTACCGGAACATGTTCTGATATTTTCCAAGCAGCTGATCGTTATCCCTGAGCAGATAAACTGTATTTGTGATAAGATCATCGAAATCCATTGCCTGCTGTTCTCTCAAAGATTTCTGGTAAGCTTTGTAAAGTTTGGCGATCTCCCTGTCCCTGAACCCCTGAGCTCTCTGCTCCACCTCATCGGGACTGACGCATGAAGACTTGTAGCCGGAGATGATTGCCAGGAGATATTTAGGGGGCATCGTGCGGTCATCTACATCGAACTTTTTGAGCATCTTTTTGATCAACGAGAGCTGATCGTTGGAATCGAAGATAGAAAAGTATGGAGTGTAATTCAATGCCGATGCTTCCCTGCGCAGGATTCTCACACACAGCGAGTGAAAAGTCCCGATCCACAAACCCTGTGCGGGCATTCCAAGAAAACTCTCAACCCTGGAGCGCATCTCCCTTGCGGCCTTATTGGTGAAAGTAGCGGCAAAAATTGTGTCTGGTGAATATCCCTGAGATATCAGGTAAGCGATTTTTGCCGTGAGCACCCGTGTTTTACCGGTACCGGCACCTGCGAACACCAACTCCGGCCCATCAATGTATGTGACAGCCTGATGCTGTATACTGTTTAATACCATTTTGTCCAGAACAGACGATTTGTTCTTATTCATTCTGTGTAGCTCCAAGCACTTGCTCTATAGTTGTAATTCCCTGAATAGCTTTTCTTAGTCCATCTCTGCGAAGAGTATCATAATCCCCTCTGCCCAGCAAATATTTGCGGATCTCCTCACTTGAGGACCGCTGGACAACCATTTTCCCCATGGTTGCATCGGGGATTAAAAGTTCATACAATCCCAGCCGTCCCCTGTATCCGCTGCCCTCGCATAGGTTACACCCTTTTCCCCTGTAAAACTGAGTATCAGCCTTGAGCCCCAGCTGTGCCAAGAGCTCCGGATCGGGCTGATAAACCTCTTTGCATTTAGAACAGATCTTTCTGACCAGTCTCTGAGCAACTACCCCGATGATCGTAGAGGTGACAAGAAAGGGCTCCAATCCCATATCAAGCAAACGGGTGTAGGTGCTGGGAGCATCATTGGTGTGAAGCGTTGAAAGTACAAGATGCCCTGTCAATGCAGCCTGAATAGCCATCTCACATGTTTCAGAGT from Chitinispirillum alkaliphilum carries:
- a CDS encoding putative DNA-binding protein, translated to MKTTNVIVVLLWVAAAMLLFKHGFGSEEPSVVYVTDAVGNRFPLDSLLPQGEVGLVVSFDENSVARELQPEIANEAQPGVAQNQQPEAVNVAANDDVAQQPQPEIENEDENGIGQELQPKPGCTNVNTADISKLVGLPGIGPVLAQRIIERRTQHGNFKKADDLLEVSGIGPSRLGRIAELICF
- a CDS encoding HD-GYP domain, producing the protein MSSEEKRILVVDDEKAICDILSQYLSAGGFSVKIALSGPEAIDIIQKLNVDMVITDLHMPQMSGVELLKWVKEYDSTIPVMFTTGYPALSSAIEGLRLGACDYITKPFHLEEIGEKVKRVLKTKRVEEENLLFSKLVSLHEVTKVLSATLQTSELNRKLLHYSTRIIKADSGALFFLNSKSKLVLSSCCGCFSEEYWSRREFIEASIWVVDNQEPLVIEAAAENSHRLPPELSSYIVFPLKAHSTTSGVLNVLRTKDKPYFSNLDLEIFNVLASQASISIDNARLYQSSRNNYLKTIRAFALAVEAKDQYTHGHSENVMKYTVRLARHLGLSESEIELVKYAGLLHDIGKIGVSELIINKPGKLTTQEFDEIKKHPGQGARIISDVPSLKDLVPLVYHHHEFYCGGGYPSGIAGKEIPYGARILSIADAFEAMTSNRPYRKSLPEQVAFDILKKEKGKQFDPEMVDAFLDIMNRNK
- a CDS encoding Aspartyl-tRNA(Asn) amidotransferase subunit C, whose translation is MIDKQTVLYVAELAKLKLSDTEVQNFTSQLGSIIDYIDLLNSAPTEGVEPTCMVAPAHDPLRDDEPTGSLNPEQTLSNGPSVKKGHFAVPKVIGG
- a CDS encoding ATP-dependent DNA helicase UvrD/PcrA; translated protein: MNKNKSSVLDKMVLNSIQHQAVTYIDGPELVFAGAGTGKTRVLTAKIAYLISQGYSPDTIFAATFTNKAAREMRSRVESFLGMPAQGLWIGTFHSLCVRILRREASALNYTPYFSIFDSNDQLSLIKKMLKKFDVDDRTMPPKYLLAIISGYKSSCVSPDEVEQRAQGFRDREIAKLYKAYQKSLREQQAMDFDDLITNTVYLLRDNDQLLGKYQNMFRYVLVDEYQDTNTAQFRLVHLLSKGHRHIFAVGDDDQSIYGWRGAKIDNILSFENHFPQTKIFKLEQNYRSTKEIINFSNAIIAHNINRAAKKLWTDRSGGSQVLVSRYRDDRQEAQSVGEKVQMLLEKMRGSDIAVLFRTNAQSRSFEEAFRKMNIPYVLVGGTSFYDRAEIKDCIAYLRLLVNSKDNISFERIVNVPPRGLGDKARKDLIAAAEKNGRSLLETVLSGEAANLSARSQKGFAQLKEIFELLKDMESAGEGPDEILRQILQLSGYMDMLSQQESEEAAGRIENINELLNALAAWAQENPGKSLNGFLEEVSLASDVDSWEVRDNAVNFMTMHCAKGLEFKHVFLVGMEDGIIPSRQNIEDEAKIEEERRLFYVGATRAMGQLECSYVDQRRRFGEILPSEPTRFLQDVSKSLFSFKDQTSFFGARQDIRPPIHSQSRYRSQQTQKRRARNEKSYDKYSAPEYFSQEAVEFRMGQTVTHKTYGRGRILSLSGSGEDMKLTVLFNDGTRRRLMAKFANLEH